The proteins below come from a single Necator americanus strain Aroian chromosome V, whole genome shotgun sequence genomic window:
- a CDS encoding hypothetical protein (NECATOR_CHRV.G18069.T1), whose amino-acid sequence MLSIVVNSEFMIGDFTPQSLAHNEAASSPLNNSRRSTFDDDAFFSPSKPSKSETRTSRPMLSPQPVSLPTIHDKILDWFRGIISLRLLRTSIFVGLISACVFFFSLIALQFSIRSIFRFFGDAFGTIFAASTWLSALTVGILSFAMSWTVLNMLLKAEQQQRLSWKNSETWLGFCIVLIYNIVYGGIILKMSYFPDADTFLLGSIMLSTIISSFYSIFHNDFQLSFSGSAAQLGIFHSICGMFSIGRESVMTSTFREAARVVSLTVLCGCFVGLFTNGLSSLLFIFYISSHLYCLVIVFGQLFATKILLKMCRQIVMKPISFILPPPFVVHTPTPEQTRTLTNVLDSQDGLLKLFAFTDLRRIAWMDRTRRLEVFSLSQPGGHPRNWTCISTTCINVLERIRSDVEMASSRLLVGPHGDLSDMTEEELVEVDREMLMMPQKSRKQLYSSAVRQRHRIAMRPVTRRPDLNGKQQFTLFKKVYLLWSDQPFVIPRFEAHIAVLAIESLYMFVVESYEEDRYGIVLKDLPTIIGVFVQLIQVIDKFFRLRANQTVVTSSDGTLRQIDAALQAGLLRINWKFGAHLSSLNLSREQLQTIKMVCQSET is encoded by the exons ATGTTGTCGATAGTTGTTAA TTCCGAGTTCATGATTGGGGATTTTACTCCTCAAAGCCTCGCACATAATGAGGCAGCATCATCGCCTTTGAACAACAGCAGGAG ATCCACTTTCGATGACGATGCATTCTTCTCACCGTCGAAACCATCAAAATCTGAAACTCGCACGAGTCGTCCAATGCTTAGCCCTCAACCGGTTTCACTCCCTACCATACATGATAAGATTTTAGATTGGTTCCGAGGAATT ATTTCACTCCGTCTACTGAGAACCTCGATTTTTGTCGGGCTTATAAGTGCTtgtgtatttttcttctctttgataGCTCTTCAGTTTTCAATTCGGTCAATTTTTCGGTTCTTTGGTG ATGCATTTGGTACAATTTTTGCTGCTTCGACGTGGTTATCTGCTTTGACGGTTGGGATTCTCTCCTTTGCTATGAGTTGGACTGTGCTGAATATGTTGCTGAAAG CTGAGCAGCAGCAGAGGTTATCGTGGAAGAACTCGGAGACCTGGCTTGGTTTCTGCATCGTCTTGATATATAACATCGTTTATGGTggtatcattttaaaaatgtcaTACTTTCCTGATGCAGATAC ATTTCTATTGGGATCAATAATGCTCTCAACTataatttcatcattttacTCGATTTTCCACAACGACTTCCAACTCTCCTTTTCGGGTAGCGCTGCGCAG CTAGGAATATTCCACTCTATCTGTGGAATGTTCTCAATTGGACGCGAATCCGTGATGACTTCTACATTTCGTGAAGCGGCACGAGTTGTTTCTCTAACGGTTTTGTGTGGATGTTTTGTAG GATTATTCACGAACGGACTgtcttcattattatttattttctacatttcttcCCATCTTTATTGTTTGGTCATCGTTTTTGGACAGCTCTTCGCTACGAAAATTTTACTGAAAATGTGTCGCCAAATTGTAATGAAG CCAATCTCTTTCATTTTACCTCCACCATTTGTTGTGCATACTCCAACTCCTGAGCAAACACGGACACTCACAAACGTCCTCGACAGCCAAGATGGTCTATTGAAG ttgttcGCTTTCACCGACCTACGTCGAATAGCGTGGATGGATCGCACTCGTCGCCTAGAAGTGTTTTCACTTAGTCAACCAG GCGGACATCCTCGCAACTGGACATGTATTTCTACGACATGTATTAATGTGCTAGAACGTATTCGTAGCGATGTAGAG ATGGCTTCTTCCCGTCTCCTGGTTGGACCCCATGGAGACTTGAGCGATATGACTGAAGAAGAATTAGTGGAAGTGGATCGAGAAATGTTGATGATGCCGCAGAAATCGAGGAAGCAAT TGTATTCTTCGGCTGTCAGACAACGTCATCGTATCGCCATGAGACCTGTTACTCGTCGTCCTGATCTCAACGGCAAGCAGCAGTTCACTTT GTTCAAAAAGGTCTATTTATTGTGGAGTGATCAACCGTTCGTAATACCAAGATTCGAAGCGCATATCGCTGTCCTTGCAATCGAAA GTTTGTATATGTTCGTCGTGGAATCTTACGAAGAAGATCGCTACGGGATTGTTCTGAAGGATCTGCCAACTATCATTGGAGTGTTTGTTCAATTGATCCAAGTTATTGACAAATTCTTCCGATTGCGAGCG AACCAAACAGTTGTGACCTCTTCTGATGGAACATTGCGACAGATAGACGCTGCGCTGCAAGCTGGATTGCTACGTATTAATTGGAAGTTTGGAGCTCATCTTAG ttctttGAATCTTTCTCGAGAACAACTTCAAACTATAAAAATGGTCTGCCAGTCTGAAACCTAA
- a CDS encoding hypothetical protein (NECATOR_CHRV.G18069.T3) codes for MSFRTRTALFPQKSFVSFGELCAFLLICGREDYSASPTPRHSYSIYSFAELAIEQETNTTNKQDGRVWDVVIATCDEPGAGTDASVYLKIYYESAHDYETFNLDNPGRDDFERGARDHFKLFFKQGDIINIGLFWWPGFTFSQSWCAKWVLLLNSDTETCFEGIFNKWILHYKDPPTYATQFHKLRFADCVAPGDAKAPRRSYMRYEDRESIAERYFVTRKWESLQYNKNESNTMLSIVVNSEFMIGDFTPQSLAHNEAASSPLNNSRRSTFDDDAFFSPSKPSKSETRTSRPMLSPQPVSLPTIHDKILDWFRGIISLRLLRTSIFVGLISACVFFFSLIALQFSIRSIFRFFGDAFGTIFAASTWLSALTVGILSFAMSWTVLNMLLKAEQQQRLSWKNSETWLGFCIVLIYNIVYGGIILKMSYFPDADTFLLGSIMLSTIISSFYSIFHNDFQLSFSGSAAQLGIFHSICGMFSIGRESVMTSTFREAARVVSLTVLCGCFVGLFTNGLSSLLFIFYISSHLYCLVIVFGQLFATKILLKMCRQIVMKPISFILPPPFVVHTPTPEQTRTLTNVLDSQDGLLKLFAFTDLRRIAWMDRTRRLEVFSLSQPGGHPRNWTCISTTCINVLERIRSDVEMASSRLLVGPHGDLSDMTEEELVEVDREMLMMPQKSRKQLYSSAVRQRHRIAMRPVTRRPDLNGKQQFTLFKKVYLLWSDQPFVIPRFEAHIAVLAIESLYMFVVESYEEDRYGIVLKDLPTIIGVFVQLIQVIDKFFRLRANQTVVTSSDGTLRQIDAALQAGLLRINWKFGAHLSSLNLSREQLQTIKMVCQSET; via the exons ATGTCATTTCGAACGCGAACAGCACTTTTTCCGCAAAAATCGTTCGTGTCCTTTGGAGAGCTTTGCGCATTCTTATTGATATGTGGACGAGAGGATTATTCTGCTTCGCCGACTCCTCGTCATTCGTATTCCATC taTTCATTTGCTGAACTAGCAATTGAGCAAGAAACTAACACTACAAATAAAC AAGACGGCCGAGTGTGGGATGTTGTTATTGCCACATGCGATGAGCCTGGCGCTGGCACCGATGCATCCGTCTACTTGAAG aTATACTATGAGTCTGCACATGACTACGAAACTTTCAACTTGGACAACCCAGGAAG ggATGACTTCGAGAGAGGAGCAAGAGATCACTTTAAACTATTCTTCAAACAAGGTGACATCATAAATATAGGTCTCTTTTGGTGGCCAGGATTTACGTTCAGTCAGTCGTGGTGTGCAAAATGG gtACTTCTACTGAACTCGGATACTGAGACATGTTTTGAGGGGATCTTTAATAAATGGATCCTGCACTATAA GGATCCACCCACGTACGCGACGCAATTCCACAAGCTTCGATTTGCGGACTGCGTAGCTCCCGGAGATGCGAAAGCACCACGTCGAAGCTACATGAGATATGAAGACAGA GAATCAATTGCTGAACGCTACTTTGTGACTCGAAAATGGGAATCGCTTCAGTACAACAAAAATGAATCAAACACAATGTTGTCGATAGTTGTTAA TTCCGAGTTCATGATTGGGGATTTTACTCCTCAAAGCCTCGCACATAATGAGGCAGCATCATCGCCTTTGAACAACAGCAGGAG ATCCACTTTCGATGACGATGCATTCTTCTCACCGTCGAAACCATCAAAATCTGAAACTCGCACGAGTCGTCCAATGCTTAGCCCTCAACCGGTTTCACTCCCTACCATACATGATAAGATTTTAGATTGGTTCCGAGGAATT ATTTCACTCCGTCTACTGAGAACCTCGATTTTTGTCGGGCTTATAAGTGCTtgtgtatttttcttctctttgataGCTCTTCAGTTTTCAATTCGGTCAATTTTTCGGTTCTTTGGTG ATGCATTTGGTACAATTTTTGCTGCTTCGACGTGGTTATCTGCTTTGACGGTTGGGATTCTCTCCTTTGCTATGAGTTGGACTGTGCTGAATATGTTGCTGAAAG CTGAGCAGCAGCAGAGGTTATCGTGGAAGAACTCGGAGACCTGGCTTGGTTTCTGCATCGTCTTGATATATAACATCGTTTATGGTggtatcattttaaaaatgtcaTACTTTCCTGATGCAGATAC ATTTCTATTGGGATCAATAATGCTCTCAACTataatttcatcattttacTCGATTTTCCACAACGACTTCCAACTCTCCTTTTCGGGTAGCGCTGCGCAG CTAGGAATATTCCACTCTATCTGTGGAATGTTCTCAATTGGACGCGAATCCGTGATGACTTCTACATTTCGTGAAGCGGCACGAGTTGTTTCTCTAACGGTTTTGTGTGGATGTTTTGTAG GATTATTCACGAACGGACTgtcttcattattatttattttctacatttcttcCCATCTTTATTGTTTGGTCATCGTTTTTGGACAGCTCTTCGCTACGAAAATTTTACTGAAAATGTGTCGCCAAATTGTAATGAAG CCAATCTCTTTCATTTTACCTCCACCATTTGTTGTGCATACTCCAACTCCTGAGCAAACACGGACACTCACAAACGTCCTCGACAGCCAAGATGGTCTATTGAAG ttgttcGCTTTCACCGACCTACGTCGAATAGCGTGGATGGATCGCACTCGTCGCCTAGAAGTGTTTTCACTTAGTCAACCAG GCGGACATCCTCGCAACTGGACATGTATTTCTACGACATGTATTAATGTGCTAGAACGTATTCGTAGCGATGTAGAG ATGGCTTCTTCCCGTCTCCTGGTTGGACCCCATGGAGACTTGAGCGATATGACTGAAGAAGAATTAGTGGAAGTGGATCGAGAAATGTTGATGATGCCGCAGAAATCGAGGAAGCAAT TGTATTCTTCGGCTGTCAGACAACGTCATCGTATCGCCATGAGACCTGTTACTCGTCGTCCTGATCTCAACGGCAAGCAGCAGTTCACTTT GTTCAAAAAGGTCTATTTATTGTGGAGTGATCAACCGTTCGTAATACCAAGATTCGAAGCGCATATCGCTGTCCTTGCAATCGAAA GTTTGTATATGTTCGTCGTGGAATCTTACGAAGAAGATCGCTACGGGATTGTTCTGAAGGATCTGCCAACTATCATTGGAGTGTTTGTTCAATTGATCCAAGTTATTGACAAATTCTTCCGATTGCGAGCG AACCAAACAGTTGTGACCTCTTCTGATGGAACATTGCGACAGATAGACGCTGCGCTGCAAGCTGGATTGCTACGTATTAATTGGAAGTTTGGAGCTCATCTTAG ttctttGAATCTTTCTCGAGAACAACTTCAAACTATAAAAATGGTCTGCCAGTCTGAAACCTAA
- a CDS encoding hypothetical protein (NECATOR_CHRV.G18069.T2) encodes MRKWINIILLHFFFLQYSFAELAIEQETNTTNKQDGRVWDVVIATCDEPGAGTDASVYLKIYYESAHDYETFNLDNPGRDDFERGARDHFKLFFKQGDIINIGLFWWPGFTFSQSWCAKWVLLLNSDTETCFEGIFNKWILHYKDPPTYATQFHKLRFADCVAPGDAKAPRRSYMRYEDRVGAY; translated from the exons ATGCGCAAGTggataaatattattttgcttcatttcttttttctccagtaTTCATTTGCTGAACTAGCAATTGAGCAAGAAACTAACACTACAAATAAAC AAGACGGCCGAGTGTGGGATGTTGTTATTGCCACATGCGATGAGCCTGGCGCTGGCACCGATGCATCCGTCTACTTGAAG aTATACTATGAGTCTGCACATGACTACGAAACTTTCAACTTGGACAACCCAGGAAG ggATGACTTCGAGAGAGGAGCAAGAGATCACTTTAAACTATTCTTCAAACAAGGTGACATCATAAATATAGGTCTCTTTTGGTGGCCAGGATTTACGTTCAGTCAGTCGTGGTGTGCAAAATGG gtACTTCTACTGAACTCGGATACTGAGACATGTTTTGAGGGGATCTTTAATAAATGGATCCTGCACTATAA GGATCCACCCACGTACGCGACGCAATTCCACAAGCTTCGATTTGCGGACTGCGTAGCTCCCGGAGATGCGAAAGCACCACGTCGAAGCTACATGAGATATGAAGACAGAGTTGGCGCCTATTGA